From Arachis stenosperma cultivar V10309 chromosome 2, arast.V10309.gnm1.PFL2, whole genome shotgun sequence, one genomic window encodes:
- the LOC130961012 gene encoding serine/threonine-protein kinase Nek4-like, with protein MEKYEILQQIGKGSFGSALLVRHRHENRKYVLKKIKLARQTDRTRRSAHQEMELISKVRNPFIVEYKDSWVEKGCFVCIIIGYCEGGDMAEAIKKSNGIHFSEEKLCKWLVQLLMALDYLHANHILHRDVKCSNIFLTKDQDIRLGDFGLAKMLTCDDLASSVVGTPSYMCPELLADIPYGSKSDIWSLGCCVYEMAAHKPAFKALDMQTLINKINKSLVAPLPTMYSSPFRGLVKSMLRKNPELRPSAAELLNHPHLQPYIHKIHLKLNTPRRSTFPFQWHDSSYLRRNRFFEPESVSTISDRHKRLSFSNDRALNPSISGTEVGSLCSAQRAQGSFTYSKERLYDLSIGCVREELNANKSKAAKFSAFDRTPRSQAGKISTPRRPIIPSISHTSSKRDSLPASPAAKFAPPTRRASLPLLTPSTGVMATATPYRASIGLLRSLDSPDISVNAPRIDKMAEFPLASCEGNHFFPVRGTSSTSAHCSSSSPGSAECSFTKDKCTVQVVDKASVPTITTGVNSTPAPVSHGSECSEPGATIVSSHSSADSRQRRFDTSSYQQRAEALEGLLEFSARLLQQQRFEELGVLLKPFGPEKVSPRETAIWLTKSFKETAA; from the exons ATGGAGAAGTATGAGATTCTTCAACAGATTGGCAAAGGTTCCTTTGGTTCTGCTCTTCTTGTTAGGCACAGACATGAAAACAGAAA GTATGTACTCAAGAAGATCAAACTTGCTCGCCAAACTGACAGAACTCGTAGATCTGCTCATCAAGAG ATGGAACTCATCTCTAAAGTTCGAAATCCATTTATTGTGGAATATAAAGATTCCTGGGTAGAAAAG GGTTGCTTTGTATGTATCATCATCGGCTATTGTGAAGGCGGAGATAT GGCTGAAGCTATAAAAAAGTCTAATGGTATTCATTTTTCCGAAGAG AAGCTTTGTAAGTGGCTTGTTCAACTGTTGATGGCACTTGATTACTTGCATGCGAATCATATTCTGCACCGTGATGTCAAG TGTTCAAATATATTCTTGACAAAAGATCAAGATATACGTCTAG GTGACTTTGGTCTTGCTAAAATGTTGACATGTGATGATCTTGCTTCCTCG GTTGTCGGGACTCCAAGTTATATGTGTCCGGAGCTTCTTGCTGATATACCTTATGGCTCTAAGTCAGATATCTGGTCTTTAG GATGCTGTGTTTATGAAATGGCTGCACATAAGCCAGCTTTCAAAGCTCTT GATATGCAAACattgattaataaaataaacaagtcTTTAGTGGCTCCACTACCAACCATGTATTCCAGTCCATT TCGAGGGCTTGTCAAGAGTATGCTGCGGAAAAATCCAGAGCTTAGGCCAAGT GCTGCAGAGTTACTAAATCATCCACATCTTCAGCcttatattcataaaattcaccTGAAACTCAATACCCCAAGAAGAAGTACTTTTCCCTTCCAGTGGCATGATTCGAGTTACTTAAGGAGAAACCGCTTTTTCGAGCCAgaatctgtttctactatttcAGACAGACACAAAAGATTATCCTTTAGCAATGACAGAGCTTTGAATCCTAGTATTTCTGGAACTGAAGTAGGTTCTCTCTGTTCTGCTCAAAGAGCACAAGGATCCTTCACTTATTCAAAAGAGAGATTGTATGATCTTTCTATTGGTTGTGTCCGGGAAGAGTTGAATGCTAACAAGTCGAAAGCAGCAAAGTTCTCTGCTTTCGACAGGACACCAAGATCGCAAGCAGGGAAGATTTCCACCCCGAGACGGCCGATAATACCATCAATATCACATACTAGCTCCAAGCGTGATTCA CTACCAGCATCTCCGGCCGCAAAGTTCGCCCCACCAACTCGACGAGCATCTCTTCCACTTCTTACACCTTCAACTGGAGTCATGGCAACAGCTACCCCTTACAGAGCCAGCATTGGCCTTCTAAGAAGCCTGGACTCACCAGATATTTCTGTCAATGCACCACGAATCGACAAGATGGCAGAGTTCCCTCTAGCATCCTGCGAGGGCAATCATTTCTTCCCTGTTCGTGGCACCTCATCAACGTCGGCTCATTGCTCATCTAGCTCCCCCGGTAGCGCCGAATGCTCATTCACAAAAGACAAGTGTACAGTCCAAGTTGTGGACAAGGCCAGTGTCCCTACTATTACCACTGGTGTTAATAGCACTCCAGCTCCGGTCTCTCACGGCAGCGAATGCTCTGAGCCTGGGGCAACCATTGTTTCAAGCCATTCCTCGGCTGACTCTCGTCAGCGCAGGTTCGACACCTCGTCGTACCAGCAGCGCGCGGAGGCGTTGGAAGGGTTGCTGGAGTTCAGTGCAAGGCTCCTACAGCAACAGAGGTTTGAAGAGCTTGGTGTGTTGTTGAAACCATTTGGACCTGAGAAGGTTTCACCAAGGGAAACAGCTATTTGGTTGACTAAGAGCTTCAAAGAAACTGCGGCATAA
- the LOC130961013 gene encoding uncharacterized protein LOC130961013 isoform X1 has protein sequence MEEEEAAAEILQLHELHHSDLILLSSSNPTSNNASSSFDEDLLRKTSSVMEALGPMGPGLLAVTGVPNASELRSELLRLAPKLALLHRDTRKRVLKPFMCNRMVRFIKTHGRPSSITGLFNNRYYGVKWASNFELESLQEHNLGSDVPLRNPDRSVSSFAMNLKYAKAPGALTTTDQLHSEAYPQDVEEASAECNDMEFKNLGSTFKELGLCMMEVGLCLARICDKAIGSNELEQSLLESCAAKGRLIHYHSRLDSFLLKEVEKTGAAGKRKAKNNKRDPGSCVMNVQKSLQGSSESNSIARDDHNSCGIHSNLWQQWHYDYGIFTVLTAPFFLWASYSDPAKTEHVFTDSCFDECPSPTGHSCLQIYDPNKKRIFMVKAPPDSFIIQVGESADIISKGKLRATLHAVHRPVKFNNLSRETFVVFLQPAWTKTLSTADYSHAKLMKEYNDDEQVGEDRYKQLSCEFQKIVPPLSSRLKDGMTFAEFSRETTKQYYGGSGLQSNK, from the exons atggaagaagaagaagcagcagcagaaATCCTACAACTTCACGAGCTTCACCATTCCGACCTCATTCTCTTATCTTCTTCAAATCCAACTTCAAATAATGCCTCTTCTTCATTCGATGAGGACCTTCTTCGCAAAACGAGCTCAGTAATGGAAGCCCTAGGGCCCATGGGCCCAGGCCTGTTGGCCGTTACGGGCGTCCCCAACGCCTCCGAGCTCCGCTCCGAACTTCTCCGTCTTGCTCCCAAGCTCGCCCTTCTCCACCGCGACACACGTAAACGTGTTCTCAAG CCATTTATGTGTAACAGGATGGTAAGGTTTATTAAGACTCATGGCAGGCCTTCAAGTATCACAGGTTTGTTCAACAATCGCTATTATGGAGTAAAATGGGCATCAAATTTTGAGCTGGAATCTCTACAG GAACACAACTTGGGCAGTGATGTTCCTTTGAGAAATCCAGATAGGAGTGTGTCCTCCTTTGCTATGAATCTCAAATATGCCAAAGCTCCGGGAGCATTGACCACGACTGATCAATTACATTCCGAAGCGTATCCTCAAGATGTCGAGGAAGCATCTGCAGAATGTAATGATATGGAGTTTAAGAATCTAGGGAGTACTTTCAAAGAGTTAGGGCTTTGCATGATGGAGGTGGGACTTTGCCTTGCTCGAATATGTGATAAGGCTATCGGGAGCAATGAGTTGGAGCAGAGCCTCTTGGAATCCTGTGCAGCGAAGGGGCGGCTTATACATTACCATTCGCGTTTGGACAGCTTCCTCCTGAAAGAAGTTGAGAAGACCGGCGCGGCAGGTAAAAGAAAAGCTAAAAATAACAAGAGGGACCCGGGTAGCTGCGTTATGAATGTGCAGAAATCATTACAAGGATCATCAGAGTCGAATTCAATTGCTCGCGATGATCATAATTCATGTGGAATTCATTCAAATTTGTGGCAGCAGTGGCATTATGATTATGGTATATTCACTGTTCTGACAGCTCCTTTCTTTCTTTGGGCATCATATTCGGATCCAGCCAAAACAGAACATGTATTTACTGATTCATGTTTTGATGAATGTCCATCGCCAACCGGGCATAGCTGCTTGCAAATTTATGATCCAAATAAGAAGAGGATCTTCATGGTGAAGGCCCCTCCTGACAGTTTCATTATTCAGGTCGGGGAATCTGCCGATATAATCTCTAAGGGGAAGCTTCGCGCAACCTTGCATGCCGTTCATAGGCCTGTGAAGTTTAACAATTTGAGCAGGGAAACTTTTGTTGTGTTTCTGCAGCCTGCATGGACCAAAACATTATCTACTGCAGATTATTCTCATGCAAAGTTGATGAAGGAATATAATGATGATGAACAGGTTGGGGAGGATAGATATAAACAACTGAGCTGCGAATTTCAGAAAATCGTCCCCCCACTTTCATCGAGGTTGAAGGATGGAATGACTTTTGCTGAGTTCTCGCGCGAAACAACAAAGCAGTAttatggtggtagtggtttgcaATCAAACAAATGA
- the LOC130961013 gene encoding uncharacterized protein LOC130961013 isoform X2, with product MEEEEAAAEILQLHELHHSDLILLSSSNPTSNNASSSFDEDLLRKTSSVMEALGPMGPGLLAVTGVPNASELRSELLRLAPKLALLHRDTRKRVLKEHNLGSDVPLRNPDRSVSSFAMNLKYAKAPGALTTTDQLHSEAYPQDVEEASAECNDMEFKNLGSTFKELGLCMMEVGLCLARICDKAIGSNELEQSLLESCAAKGRLIHYHSRLDSFLLKEVEKTGAAGKRKAKNNKRDPGSCVMNVQKSLQGSSESNSIARDDHNSCGIHSNLWQQWHYDYGIFTVLTAPFFLWASYSDPAKTEHVFTDSCFDECPSPTGHSCLQIYDPNKKRIFMVKAPPDSFIIQVGESADIISKGKLRATLHAVHRPVKFNNLSRETFVVFLQPAWTKTLSTADYSHAKLMKEYNDDEQVGEDRYKQLSCEFQKIVPPLSSRLKDGMTFAEFSRETTKQYYGGSGLQSNK from the exons atggaagaagaagaagcagcagcagaaATCCTACAACTTCACGAGCTTCACCATTCCGACCTCATTCTCTTATCTTCTTCAAATCCAACTTCAAATAATGCCTCTTCTTCATTCGATGAGGACCTTCTTCGCAAAACGAGCTCAGTAATGGAAGCCCTAGGGCCCATGGGCCCAGGCCTGTTGGCCGTTACGGGCGTCCCCAACGCCTCCGAGCTCCGCTCCGAACTTCTCCGTCTTGCTCCCAAGCTCGCCCTTCTCCACCGCGACACACGTAAACGTGTTCTCAAG GAACACAACTTGGGCAGTGATGTTCCTTTGAGAAATCCAGATAGGAGTGTGTCCTCCTTTGCTATGAATCTCAAATATGCCAAAGCTCCGGGAGCATTGACCACGACTGATCAATTACATTCCGAAGCGTATCCTCAAGATGTCGAGGAAGCATCTGCAGAATGTAATGATATGGAGTTTAAGAATCTAGGGAGTACTTTCAAAGAGTTAGGGCTTTGCATGATGGAGGTGGGACTTTGCCTTGCTCGAATATGTGATAAGGCTATCGGGAGCAATGAGTTGGAGCAGAGCCTCTTGGAATCCTGTGCAGCGAAGGGGCGGCTTATACATTACCATTCGCGTTTGGACAGCTTCCTCCTGAAAGAAGTTGAGAAGACCGGCGCGGCAGGTAAAAGAAAAGCTAAAAATAACAAGAGGGACCCGGGTAGCTGCGTTATGAATGTGCAGAAATCATTACAAGGATCATCAGAGTCGAATTCAATTGCTCGCGATGATCATAATTCATGTGGAATTCATTCAAATTTGTGGCAGCAGTGGCATTATGATTATGGTATATTCACTGTTCTGACAGCTCCTTTCTTTCTTTGGGCATCATATTCGGATCCAGCCAAAACAGAACATGTATTTACTGATTCATGTTTTGATGAATGTCCATCGCCAACCGGGCATAGCTGCTTGCAAATTTATGATCCAAATAAGAAGAGGATCTTCATGGTGAAGGCCCCTCCTGACAGTTTCATTATTCAGGTCGGGGAATCTGCCGATATAATCTCTAAGGGGAAGCTTCGCGCAACCTTGCATGCCGTTCATAGGCCTGTGAAGTTTAACAATTTGAGCAGGGAAACTTTTGTTGTGTTTCTGCAGCCTGCATGGACCAAAACATTATCTACTGCAGATTATTCTCATGCAAAGTTGATGAAGGAATATAATGATGATGAACAGGTTGGGGAGGATAGATATAAACAACTGAGCTGCGAATTTCAGAAAATCGTCCCCCCACTTTCATCGAGGTTGAAGGATGGAATGACTTTTGCTGAGTTCTCGCGCGAAACAACAAAGCAGTAttatggtggtagtggtttgcaATCAAACAAATGA
- the LOC130962566 gene encoding protein ALP1-like, whose protein sequence is MNSRIRREALERIVGEGDRNCIWELRMNTNAFANLCELLQVQGGLIEDSHVSLPEQVATFLNILAHHKKNRSLQVRFCRSGETVSRYFNKVLKAVIRIQGMLFAKATPVAKDCVDPTWRRFNGCLGALDGTYIEVTVPESEKARYRTRKGKICTNMLGVCNREMGFVYVLSGWEGSASDSRVLRDAITRRNSLKIPHGNYYLVDAGYTNGPGFLAPYRGTRYYVREWAQGARAPRNYQEYFNRVHSSARNIIERCFGLLKKRWSILRSPSFYPVKTQFQIIIACCLLQNFIRKSMKMDPEEEGSILKLVTVLVTHNHKTGLPLCSRFRTYHLLIYDLRKPLLTTLHI, encoded by the exons ATGAATAGTAGAATTAGACGTGAGGCCTTAGAGCGTATTGTTGGTGAGGGTGATAGGAATTGTATCTGGGAGTTGAGAATGAACACAAATGCCTTTGCTAACTTGTGTGAGTTGCTGCAAGTTCAGGGAGGACTTATAGAGGATAGTCATGTAAGCCTGCCGGAGCAGGTTGCGACCTTTTTAAATATCTTAGCGCATCACAAGAAAAACCGTAGTCTACAGGTTAGATTTTGTAGGTCCGGCGAGACAGTTAGCAGGTATTTTAATAAAGTTTTGAAGGCTGTAATACGGATTCAAGGGATGTTGTTCGCGAAGGCTACACCAGTTGCCAAGGACTGTGTTGACCCGACATGGCGAAGGTTTAAC GGTTGCTTGGGAGCATTAGATGGCACTTACATAGAGGTGACAGTCCCGGAGTCTGAGAAGGCAAGGTACCGCACAAGAAAGGGTAAAATATGCACCAACATGTTAGGAGTGTGTAACCGGGAGATGGGTTTTGTGTACGTACTCAGTGGATGGGAGGGTTCGGCATCTGATTCACGAGTGCTTCGCGATGCAATAACTCGTCGTAATAGTCTTAAGATACCCCACG GTAATTACTATTTAGTTGATGCTGGCTACACAAATGGTCCGGGGTTTCTTGCACCGTATAGAGGGACTCGATATTATGTAAGAGAGTGGGCCCAGGGAGCACGTGCACCGCGCAACTACCAAGAATATTTTAACCGGGTACACTCGTCTGCAAGGAATATCATTGAGCGATGCTTTGGTTTGCTGAAGAAGCGCTGGTCCATCTTAAGGAGCCCTAGCTTTTATCCCGTAAAGACGCAATTTCAAATAATTATTGCCTGTTGTTTGCTGCAAAATTTCATTCGAAAGAGTATGAAAATGGACCCGGAGGAGGAAGGTAGCATTTTGAAACTTGTAACGGTGCTCGTAACCCACAATCACAAAACCGGTCTCCCGTTATGTTCCCGCTTCCGTACGTACCACTTGTTGATCTACGACTTGAGGAAGCCATTACTAACCACCCTACACATTTAA